In Exiguobacterium acetylicum, the genomic stretch CCACCTTCTCTTTCCGTGAAAAGAGGCAGGAATCTCCTGCCTCTCTTTCAGTCGATTCATCACTTATGCCTGACGGCCGTGACAGTTCTTATATTTCTTACCGGATCCACACCAGCACGGATCGTTGCGTCCGATTTGATCGTTTGGATTTTTCCGGACCGGCTTTTTCTTGACCGCTTTATCTTCCTTACCCGAAACCGCGACTTCGTCTTGAACGACTTTTTCGCGTTTGAGGTTTGGATCGAGATCTGCCCGAAGGACGAATTGCGTCACTTCTTCAGCGATCGCAGCGTTCATCGCATCAAACATCATCGAACCTTCCGATTGGTATTCACGGAGCGGGTCGTTTTGACCGTATGCCCGGAGGTGAATCCCTTCACGGAGTTGATCCATTTGATCGATGTGGTTCATCCAGTGTTGGTCAACGGCACGAAGAACGATGACTTTTTCGAACTCATCAAATGCTTCGGCTGGTACTTCTGACCGTTTGTGCTCGTAGTGTGCGAATGTCCGCTCTTTGAGCAACTCGATGATTTCTTCGCGTTCTTTTCCGAAGAGGTCGCTTTCCGTGACCTTCTCTTCGATTGCAAGCGTCTGGTTCGCCCATTCCGCAAGCGCACCGATGCTCCACTCTTCCGGAACGAACTCGACCGGCGTGTACTGATGGACGCCTGCTTCGATCGTCTGCTCGATCATCGGACGGACGATGTCTGACACGGAACCCGCATCGAGAATCGCTGCCCGGTCCGCGTACATGACTTTCCGTTGGTCCGCCATGACGTTATCGTAGCCGAGGACTTGTTTCCGCGCATCAAAGTTGTTGCCTTCGACGCGTTTTTGAGCTGATTCAACGGCACGAGACACCATCCGGCTCTCGATTGGTTGTGAATCATCCATTCCGAGACGATCCATCATCGATTGCAGCGAATCAGAACCGAAACGACGCATCAATTCATCTTCAAGTGACAGATAGAATTGTGATGCCCCTGGGTCCCCTTGACGACCGGCACGACCACGGAGCTGGTTATCAATACGGCGTGATTCATGACGCTCTGTTCCGAGGATGTAGAGACCGCCTTTTTCCAATACACCTTGACCGAGCTTGATGTCGGTACCACGACCCGCCATGTTCGTTGCGATCGTGACCGAGTTCGCTTGACCGGCGTTCTCGATGATTTCCGCTTCACGCGCGTGGTTCTTCGCGTTCAAGACTTCGTGACGGATGCCACGTTTCTTGAGGATATTGCTGAGTAACTCCGACGTCTCAACGGCAACCGTACCGACGAGGACAGGCTGTCCTTCGCGGTGGGCACGTTCGATTTCGTCTGCGACGGCAGCGAACTTCCCGTTCATCGTCTTGAAGATTAAGTCCGGCATATCGTTTCGGACGACTGGTTTGTTCGTCGGAACCGGTACGACGTGCATGTTGTAGATATTACGGAACTCTTCTTCCTCCGTCTTCGCTGTACCCGTCATCCCGGCAAGCTTTGTGTACATCCGGAAGAAGTTTTGGTACGTGATCGTCGCAAGCGTCATTGATTCGCGTTGAATCTCGACGCCTTCCTTCGCTTCGATCGCTTGGTGCAGACCTTCTGAGTAACGACGCCCTTCCATGACACGACCTGTGAACTGGTCGATGATCATGACTTCGTCTTCACGAACCATATAGTCGACGTCACGATGCATGACGGCATTCGCCCGCAGTGCGAGGCTCAAGTGATGGTTGAGTGAGACGTGCTCAAGACCAAACAGGTTATCGATGCCGAAATATTTCTCAGCGCGGTCGATCCCTTGCTCCGTCAACAGGACACTCTTCGTTTTGATGTCGACCGTGTAGTCTTCATCTGCTTTCATGATCTTCGCGAATGCATCTGCTTGCGAATAGAGCGCTGTCGATTTCTCAGCAGACCCTGAAATGATGAGTGGTGTCCGCGCTTCATCGACGAGGATTGAGTCGACTTCATCGACGACAGCGTAATGGAGCGGTCGTTGAACACGGTCTTCTTTATAAAGGACCATGTTGTCACGCAAGTAGTCGAAACCGAACTCGTTGTTCGTTCCGTACGTGATGTCACAGCTGTAGGCTGCTTGTTTTTCCTGACGTGACATGCTTGAGAGATTCAAGCCGACTGATAAACCAAGAGCCGCATAAAGAGGCTCCATGATGTCACGGTCACGTTTTGCGAGATATTCGTTGACGGTAACGACGTGAACGCCGTTGCCAGCGAGGGCATTCAAATACACAGGGAGTGTTGCAACGAGCGTTTTACCTTCCCCGGTTTTCATTTCAGCGATGTCCCCGTTGTGCAGGACATATCCACCGATCAACTGAACGCGGTAGTGGCGCATGCCGAGAACGCGTGTCGAAACTTCGCGACAGACCGCGAAAGCTTCCGGTAAAATATCATCTAAGTCTTCTCCGTTAGCGAGACGCTCACGGAATTCAACGACTTTTCCTTCGAGTTCTTGATCCGATAACGCACCGATTTGTGCCTCGAATGCTTCCACAGCGTCTGCTGCTTTTTCGGCTTTCTTCAGGACACGTTTCGTTGGTGCAAATAATTCTTTTAGAAAATTAGCCATGCCTTACAGTCCCCTTACTTCGAACGATTCTTTGAACGAACAGAATTCCGAGATTTTTCCTTTATTCAGTGTACCGAATACGACGTCAAATTTCAACAAGCGGACCGAGTAGCGGTCTCGGTCTTTCGTCATAGAGCAAACGTACCTTGTTTAAAAATAGTTTTCCATCATATCAAAAAGGGACTCGCCCGTAAGAGCGAGTCCCTGTTGCATTCATTATTCTGGTTCAATCAAACCGTAACGACCATCCTTACGACGGTAGACGACGTTCGTGTTGCCCGTTTCTGCGTCTGAGAAGACGAAGAATGCGTGTCCGAGCATGTCCATCTGAAGAATCGCTTCTTCCGTGTCCATTGGTTTGAGTGTGAAACGCTTCGTCCGAACGAGTTCGAGTTCTGCCTCGTCCTCTTCATAGACTGGCGCTTCCGCTTCCGGTCCTTCGAGCGTTTTGAAGTACTCTCCGATGCCGCCTTCTTTAGCGCGTCCTCTCCGGTTCAACTTCGTTTTGTGTTTCCGGATTTGACGTTCGAGCTTATCGACGACGAGGTCGATTGCTGCATACATATCGCCATTGATATCCTCTGCACGGAGCAAGAGGTTTGGCATTGGAATCGTCACTTCGACTTTTTGCTTCTCATTGTTGACTTTGAGATTGACATAAGCCGTTTGCGCTTCCGTAGGAGTTGTAAAATAACGAGTTAACTTTTCAAGCTTTTTCTCGACGTAATCCTTGAGAGCATCTGTGACGTCCAAGTTTTCACCGCGAATGTTGTAGATCATGTAAACTCCTCCTTAAGTAACCGGTTGAACCTATGAATTCGAGATACTTCAGTCGTTTCCTTCTGAATATTCGAAATTCTTTGGTTCGTTTTTATTATAGCACGATAAGTGAAGGAAGACCATGAAAACGATGACATTGTCATGAACATTCCTACCTGTTCTTAGCGTACGATAATATTGAAGCATGTTGATGTTAACGTATATACCCGTTTTGATCGAACTCAAAACAAAAAACCGCTTTTAGGCGAATAGCCTAAAAACGGTGGCGGCTGCTATTGGATTAGATCTTTGAAACGTTCGCAGCTTGTGGACCACGATCGCCTTCAACGATTTCAAATTCCACTTCTTCGCCTTCTTCAAGCGATTTGTAACCATCGACTTGAATCGCTGAGAAGTGTACGAATACGTCTTTCGCGTCAGACGTCTCGATGAAACCATAACCCTTTTCAGCATTAAACCATTTTACTTTACCTTGTTCCATTCGAATTCACGTTCCCTTCGCAAACCAGAGTTCGAGAGCAAGCTCTCTACGGCTTAGTCTATCAAAAGAAGGAATTATTGACAATTAAAAATTCTGATTAATTTGAATTCATTCCGAAAAATGAATAATATTCCCTACTTATTGGTCTATATTTTAAAAAATTACGTTGTCATTACAGTTGTATTATTGTATTATATCGTTAGTAATTACCTATTTTATCCATTGTCCTATCTTAAGGAGGATGTAGTCGAATGCGACCATTCCATAATGACGAAAAGTATCGAATCACGAAACGGACGGTGGCGATTCTCCCGTGCTACGACATGATGAAGCAATCCATCATCGTACTCGAGGATGGCTCGACCATCATGACACCGCTTCGGCCGTATCAACTACTGCAGCTTTCCTGCAGGCAATACAACAGTTCCATTGAGGAACGCATCGTGACAGCAAAACGTGTCGCATCTGTAAAAGGAAAAGTCCCAGTCGTCATTGAACCGACACTTGGCCTCGTGTTTTTCCCAACGAAATCACCGAAACGTGATGATTGCGAGTGGTACGCTTGGAGCCACATGTCCGAAGTCATCGAGGAAGACGGACAGACGAAGCTCAAGACTCGTAATGGCATGATCCTTCCCGTAAACGCCTCTCCTTACATCGTCCGCAACCAAATGAAAGCAACTGGCGAGCTGATGGCTCGTTATCAACAATTGAACGCGATGACATTAGAGGAACGCTTTAATGCAATCAAATCTTAAGCAGTGAACGTAAAAAAATCAGGGTTGGGCGATGAATTCGCTCAATCCTTTTTGGTTTCTGCCGATATATAATGAGATGATAGTTTTAAAAAACAAGGAGGCTTCTCGATGAACATCCAATTGAACCCGGCACGTCCGGCGCAATCCCCTGGTCAGGCGCCGCTTTCGGAGACGAAGACCTATAAAGGTACGGTCCTTGAGCAGACCGGTCCACATACGGCTCTCGTCCAGGTCGGTCGGGATAAGATCGAGATGACCTTCACGGGCGACGTCCCAACAGGTGATTTCCAGTTCAAGGTCAAAGGACAGACCGCAGAAGGTTACTTGATCGAACAACTGACACCCGCGACACCGGATGCGGAAACCCCACCTGTCCTGTCCGTTCCATCAAATGTTGATCCTGCTTTGCTAGAAGGCGTGCCGGCTGAACTAAAGCAAGCCGTTGCGAAGTTACTCGCAAGCGGTCAACTGCCGCAGACACCGGAAATCGTCGCTCAGCTCGTGACGGCATTGCAAGGCACGTACAAGAACTTAGCACTCGAACTCGTGTCGCGACCGGACACGACACTGCCAGTTGACGCCGACGTCTTGATCGCGAGTCTTCTGGCGACGACGGAAGATTATCCGGACGTCCTGCCGGAACGAGACGCCTTAAAGGAGCAGCCGACGTTTGAAAAAGCCGTCGCGCTGGACGTCGCTCGCGTCACACTACCGACGCAACGCGAGATCGAGACAGCGTCGCCCTTGCATATCCGGCAATACATTGAACACCTTCCAGCGGAAAAACGCCCGGCACTCGTCGCTACGCTCGAACGAGGCGATGTCGAAACCGTTCGCAAACAACTGGCGCCCTACTTCCCGCAAGTGCCGCTTGAGCCGAAGACGAGCGTCCGCGAGCAACTGATTGGTCTAACGGCACGGGCAAGTCAACCGGAAGCTCAAGCAGGGCAAACGGCACAGGTCCGGTCTGCCTTGACGCTTGTCCGTGAAGTGACGCCACGCCTCGCTGAGATTACGAATGATTTCAAGAGCCAACAGCGAACGATCGTCTCACAACTCCGGCAAATCGAGCCGCTCGTCGAGACACGTCCGGTCCAAATGGTCGCCGTCATCGAGAGCACGGCGCAACGCTTAAAACAAGTCTTCCAGCAAACGGATGCTTTACTGCATACCTCGATGAAAGATGAAAAACAGCTGATTCATTTCTTATCGAAACTCGAGCGGGGTGCGGAACTGGCATTACTCGGACGCGGTACGGAAGCTAAAGCCGTCTTACAGGAAGTCCGAGTCGCCTTTGAAGCGTTCCGCTATGCGCCAGCGAACGTTCGTCCGACCTACTTACCGGAGATGCAAGGACTGCCGCCGCAAGCACCAACGCTGCCAACGCAAGTCGCAACAAAAGCCGTTCCATATGAGCCGCAACAGAACAGCCCGCGCCTCTTGCAAGAGACCGTCCAAAAGACACTTCAGCTTCAGACGGCGGAACTGAAACTGAATACGCCGGCAGCGAATCCGGAAGCCGCCAAACTGCAGACGTTCCTTGCAGCACAACAGCAAGTCAATAAACCGGACAGCCAGCAACAGTTGAACCAGATTCTGCTCGCACTACCGGTCCAACTCGTCGAAGCGACGGCAGGACTCCACGTTCACTTGCAAAATAAACGTCCGGACGAAGTGATCGACTGGGAAAACAATACGTTATATGTCCAGCTCAACACGCCGCGCCTCGGTGAAATCGGTATCCGCGTTGAGACCGTCAACCGAAAGATGCAGATCACGATTGAAAATGATTTTCCCGTTCTTGAACAACTGGCGACCCCGTTCCTCGACCGAACGACGGACGCCTTACAAGCGACTGGTTACCAAGACGTCCGAATCCAGTTCCGTCCGTTCACGCGTGAGCAAGTGACGGAGACCGTCAAGCAAGACGAGACGCCACGTGGCTACGACTATCGTATCTAAAAAGGAGAGACCGTTATGTATCAGAAAATCGATTTAACCGGACGTAAGACGGCTGCCGTCCTCCGTTACGATGAAGCATCCGGTCAAGCACCGGTCGTCGTCGCTCGCGCAAGCGGACAAGCCGCCGATCGCATCCTCCAAGAAGCACGAGCAAACGGTGTCGCGATCGAACACGATACGTCACTGCTCGGTCACTTACTCGATCTCGACCTCGGGACGGCAATTCCCCCGCAACTATACGACGTGATGGCAGAACTGCTCTTATTGATCGAAGAACTCGACAATGCGAAAGGACGACAAACATGACAGAACAAGAACTCTACGCGATGACCCCGCAACAGCTGACGGAAGTCATGCTGACGGGGCTCGTCCTACAATATGATCGCACCACGATTGCGCGTGACGCGAATCGCTTTGACGAAGTCAACGAACGTTTACAAAAAGCCTATCAGTTACTCGACAAACTGCAGGCGGGACTGCATGACGACGGTGGCATCATCACCGCACAACTCGATGCCCTCTACCACTATCTTGCCGAGCAGACGTTACAGGTCTATAAGACACCAAAGGTCCTCGACGAACTACTCGAACTAGCAGAAGACTTACGCGTCACTTGGCAAGCGGCACAGACCGTCGATCGACCACTCGTGCGCGCCGCACATCATCAACGATACGAAGGGATGGAATACGAATGAGAATCACGAATAACGTCCAAGCCTTGAAGGCTTATCGCAACCTCAGCATCAACCAGACGAACGTCAAGACGACGATGGATAAACTGTCGAGCGGTCAGAAAATCAACCGAGGTGCCGATGATGCAGCTGGTCTCGCGATTTCAGAGAAGATGCGTAATCGCTTGAAGGCGCTCGATAAATCGGAACAAAACGTCCTTGATGGTATTTCGATGGTCCAAACGATCGAAGGTGGTTTAAGTGAGACGCACAACCTATTGCAACGGATGCGCGAACTCGCCGTCCAAGCTGGCAACGGCACGCTCGCAACGGAAGACCGGACAGCAATCCAAGAAGAGATCAACCAGCTGACGAACGAAGTCTCGCGGATCGCACAAACGACGCAGTTCAACGGGAAGGAATTGTTGAGCGGCAAGTTCAGCGATGCCGACAGTGCCCTGTTCATCCAAACGAATGCGGGTGCCAACGAAGGCATCTCGATCACGATTGACGATATGCAAGCTCTCGCGCTTGATATCAGTTCAACGACACAAACGAATCCTTTGATTCGTCCGCTTGATTTCCCGAGTGGTAGTGCACCCGAGTACGCCCTTAGCGTCATGACGGCAACGGACGCA encodes the following:
- the secA gene encoding preprotein translocase subunit SecA, with the protein product MANFLKELFAPTKRVLKKAEKAADAVEAFEAQIGALSDQELEGKVVEFRERLANGEDLDDILPEAFAVCREVSTRVLGMRHYRVQLIGGYVLHNGDIAEMKTGEGKTLVATLPVYLNALAGNGVHVVTVNEYLAKRDRDIMEPLYAALGLSVGLNLSSMSRQEKQAAYSCDITYGTNNEFGFDYLRDNMVLYKEDRVQRPLHYAVVDEVDSILVDEARTPLIISGSAEKSTALYSQADAFAKIMKADEDYTVDIKTKSVLLTEQGIDRAEKYFGIDNLFGLEHVSLNHHLSLALRANAVMHRDVDYMVREDEVMIIDQFTGRVMEGRRYSEGLHQAIEAKEGVEIQRESMTLATITYQNFFRMYTKLAGMTGTAKTEEEEFRNIYNMHVVPVPTNKPVVRNDMPDLIFKTMNGKFAAVADEIERAHREGQPVLVGTVAVETSELLSNILKKRGIRHEVLNAKNHAREAEIIENAGQANSVTIATNMAGRGTDIKLGQGVLEKGGLYILGTERHESRRIDNQLRGRAGRQGDPGASQFYLSLEDELMRRFGSDSLQSMMDRLGMDDSQPIESRMVSRAVESAQKRVEGNNFDARKQVLGYDNVMADQRKVMYADRAAILDAGSVSDIVRPMIEQTIEAGVHQYTPVEFVPEEWSIGALAEWANQTLAIEEKVTESDLFGKEREEIIELLKERTFAHYEHKRSEVPAEAFDEFEKVIVLRAVDQHWMNHIDQMDQLREGIHLRAYGQNDPLREYQSEGSMMFDAMNAAIAEEVTQFVLRADLDPNLKREKVVQDEVAVSGKEDKAVKKKPVRKNPNDQIGRNDPCWCGSGKKYKNCHGRQA
- the hpf gene encoding ribosome hibernation-promoting factor, HPF/YfiA family; the encoded protein is MIYNIRGENLDVTDALKDYVEKKLEKLTRYFTTPTEAQTAYVNLKVNNEKQKVEVTIPMPNLLLRAEDINGDMYAAIDLVVDKLERQIRKHKTKLNRRGRAKEGGIGEYFKTLEGPEAEAPVYEEDEAELELVRTKRFTLKPMDTEEAILQMDMLGHAFFVFSDAETGNTNVVYRRKDGRYGLIEPE
- a CDS encoding cold shock domain-containing protein; protein product: MEQGKVKWFNAEKGYGFIETSDAKDVFVHFSAIQVDGYKSLEEGEEVEFEIVEGDRGPQAANVSKI
- a CDS encoding competence protein ComK, giving the protein MRPFHNDEKYRITKRTVAILPCYDMMKQSIIVLEDGSTIMTPLRPYQLLQLSCRQYNSSIEERIVTAKRVASVKGKVPVVIEPTLGLVFFPTKSPKRDDCEWYAWSHMSEVIEEDGQTKLKTRNGMILPVNASPYIVRNQMKATGELMARYQQLNAMTLEERFNAIKS
- a CDS encoding EscU/YscU/HrcU family type III secretion system export apparatus switch protein, whose amino-acid sequence is MYQKIDLTGRKTAAVLRYDEASGQAPVVVARASGQAADRILQEARANGVAIEHDTSLLGHLLDLDLGTAIPPQLYDVMAELLLLIEELDNAKGRQT
- a CDS encoding flagellar export chaperone FliS, which translates into the protein MTEQELYAMTPQQLTEVMLTGLVLQYDRTTIARDANRFDEVNERLQKAYQLLDKLQAGLHDDGGIITAQLDALYHYLAEQTLQVYKTPKVLDELLELAEDLRVTWQAAQTVDRPLVRAAHHQRYEGMEYE
- a CDS encoding flagellin N-terminal helical domain-containing protein — encoded protein: MRITNNVQALKAYRNLSINQTNVKTTMDKLSSGQKINRGADDAAGLAISEKMRNRLKALDKSEQNVLDGISMVQTIEGGLSETHNLLQRMRELAVQAGNGTLATEDRTAIQEEINQLTNEVSRIAQTTQFNGKELLSGKFSDADSALFIQTNAGANEGISITIDDMQALALDISSTTQTNPLIRPLDFPSGSAPEYALSVMTATDANDAISRYTKAIDTISQQRAQLGAIQNRFEATSSVLSVSVENLTASESRIRDTDMAREMMEYAKYNILNQSGMAMIAQANALPQGVLQLLN